One window of Leifsonia sp. AK011 genomic DNA carries:
- the hemQ gene encoding hydrogen peroxide-dependent heme synthase, with amino-acid sequence MTDEALGYTLWAVLRRDGATPAGTGDLAPAIARVEAAGVTIRGFYDVSSMRADADLMIWMHGEKPETLQWALRELRRSEPLKPLIATWNAMGVHREAEFTRSHVPAFLRGKEPEAWLTVYPFVRSYEWYLLPDDERKAMLADHGRKGSEYPQVLANTVAAFALGDYEWILPLEAPELVDLVDLMRHLRQTDARLHVREEIPFYTGRRIRVDEIAEVLS; translated from the coding sequence ATGACAGACGAGGCACTCGGCTACACGTTGTGGGCAGTACTCCGCCGGGACGGCGCCACTCCGGCAGGCACCGGAGACCTGGCTCCCGCCATCGCAAGAGTGGAGGCGGCGGGCGTCACGATCCGCGGCTTCTACGACGTGTCATCCATGCGGGCCGATGCCGATCTCATGATCTGGATGCACGGCGAGAAGCCCGAGACGCTGCAGTGGGCACTCCGCGAACTCCGCCGCAGCGAGCCGCTGAAGCCGCTGATCGCGACCTGGAACGCGATGGGTGTGCACCGCGAGGCCGAGTTCACGCGCAGCCACGTGCCCGCGTTCCTGCGCGGTAAGGAGCCCGAGGCCTGGCTCACCGTCTACCCGTTCGTGCGCTCCTACGAGTGGTACCTGCTGCCCGACGATGAGCGCAAGGCGATGCTCGCCGATCACGGACGCAAGGGTTCCGAGTACCCGCAGGTGCTCGCCAACACGGTTGCGGCCTTCGCCCTCGGCGACTACGAGTGGATCCTTCCGCTCGAGGCCCCGGAGCTCGTCGACCTCGTCGACCTCATGCGTCACCTGAGGCAGACGGATGCCCGGCTGCACGTTCGCGAGGAGATCCCGTTCTACACCGGTCGCCGCATCCGCGTCGACGAGATCGCAGAGGTGCTGTCATGA
- a CDS encoding YtxH domain-containing protein encodes MRGKILFVVGLGVGYVLGTRAGREKYEQIKATASRFWNDPRVQKRVDDAQDFVKDKAPDVAEFIADGAKKVVSQVSGSKAPAKSTTTRKPAAKSTSSSAAKSTAAKSSSAK; translated from the coding sequence ATGCGAGGCAAAATCCTGTTCGTGGTCGGCCTGGGGGTCGGCTACGTTCTCGGCACCCGTGCCGGGCGCGAGAAGTACGAGCAGATCAAGGCGACGGCATCCAGATTCTGGAACGATCCCCGCGTGCAGAAGCGCGTCGATGACGCCCAGGACTTCGTGAAGGACAAGGCGCCCGATGTTGCCGAGTTCATCGCGGATGGCGCGAAGAAGGTCGTGTCGCAGGTCTCCGGTTCGAAGGCTCCCGCGAAGTCCACGACGACGCGCAAGCCTGCAGCCAAGAGCACCTCGTCGTCGGCCGCGAAGAGCACCGCGGCAAAGTCCAGCTCGGCGAAGTAA
- a CDS encoding phage holin family protein, translated as MTGVPPRPKRSLFSLIADLPGYFMDLVRGEIEQLKKELVTRLAQAGIGIGLLVAAATVLFLALAVFITAAILGLSEVLPPWASALIVGGGLLVIAAILVAIGVASLKRGSQGPTESIDSIKKDVRAIQGIGKRD; from the coding sequence ATGACCGGCGTACCTCCCCGCCCCAAGCGTTCCCTGTTCTCCCTCATCGCCGACCTGCCCGGGTACTTCATGGACCTGGTGCGAGGCGAGATCGAGCAGCTCAAGAAGGAACTGGTCACGCGTCTTGCGCAGGCCGGCATCGGCATCGGTCTCCTGGTCGCCGCTGCAACGGTGCTCTTCCTCGCGCTCGCCGTCTTCATCACCGCAGCGATCCTCGGCCTCTCCGAGGTGCTCCCCCCGTGGGCCTCCGCACTGATCGTCGGTGGCGGACTGCTCGTGATCGCGGCGATCCTGGTCGCGATTGGCGTGGCCTCACTCAAGCGCGGTTCGCAGGGACCCACCGAATCCATCGACAGCATCAAGAAGGATGTCCGCGCGATTCAGGGCATCGGAAAGCGAGACTGA
- a CDS encoding iron-siderophore ABC transporter substrate-binding protein, with the protein MSLLRPLGLVAIATLAVSLTACSTTAPAESSASSDRVFPVTIEHVYGTTTIESQPERVATVAWANHEVPLALGIVPVGMSKATWGDDDGDGVLPWVEDKLEELGAETPVLFDETDGIDFEAVADTQPDVILASYSGITQEEYDTLSKIAPVVAYPDVAWGTSMNDMIRMNSTALGLADEGEALINELDGQIADALAEYPELDGKKVLFSYLDPSDFSQVGFYTGHDTRPGFLESIGLPAPTIVEEESANTDEFYVTVSSEAADRFADVDVFVTYGETDGTIIQQLQADPLLSKIPAIAEGRIAVLENSTPLAASANPSPLSIGWGISDYFGVLAAPLR; encoded by the coding sequence TTGAGTCTCCTGCGCCCGCTCGGCCTGGTGGCAATCGCCACCCTCGCCGTCTCGCTCACCGCCTGCTCCACGACCGCTCCCGCCGAGAGCTCGGCAAGCTCCGACCGCGTCTTCCCCGTGACGATCGAGCACGTCTACGGTACGACGACGATCGAGTCGCAACCTGAGCGCGTGGCGACGGTGGCGTGGGCGAACCACGAGGTTCCGCTGGCCCTCGGCATCGTGCCGGTCGGCATGAGCAAGGCGACCTGGGGCGACGATGACGGCGATGGCGTGCTGCCGTGGGTCGAGGACAAGCTCGAGGAACTCGGCGCGGAGACCCCTGTGCTCTTCGACGAGACGGATGGCATCGACTTCGAGGCCGTGGCCGACACCCAGCCGGACGTGATCCTCGCCTCGTACTCCGGCATCACGCAGGAGGAGTACGACACCCTGTCGAAGATCGCACCCGTCGTCGCCTACCCCGACGTCGCGTGGGGCACGTCGATGAACGACATGATCCGCATGAACTCGACCGCGCTCGGCCTCGCCGACGAGGGTGAGGCCCTCATCAACGAGCTCGACGGCCAGATCGCCGACGCCCTCGCGGAGTACCCGGAGCTCGACGGCAAGAAGGTGCTGTTCTCCTACCTCGACCCGTCGGACTTCAGCCAGGTCGGCTTCTACACGGGCCACGACACCCGCCCCGGCTTCCTCGAGAGCATCGGGTTGCCTGCACCGACGATCGTGGAAGAGGAGTCGGCGAACACCGACGAGTTCTATGTCACCGTGAGCTCCGAGGCGGCCGACCGCTTCGCCGACGTCGACGTGTTCGTCACCTACGGCGAGACCGACGGCACGATCATCCAGCAGCTGCAGGCCGACCCGCTGCTCTCGAAGATCCCCGCGATCGCCGAGGGCCGCATCGCCGTTCTCGAGAACTCAACCCCGCTCGCGGCGTCGGCGAACCCCTCACCGCTGTCGATCGGATGGGGCATCAGCGACTACTTCGGCGTGCTCGCGGCACCGCTGCGCTAG
- the hemL gene encoding glutamate-1-semialdehyde 2,1-aminomutase, with product MTTNEQAFDRARAILPGGVNSPVRAFGSVGGAPRSYVSATGPYVTDIEGREYVDLVSSWGPAILGHAHPDVIRAVQDAASRGLGFGASTPGETELAELVRDRVGSRLLGKLRLVSTGTEATMTAIRLARGATGRDLLVKFAGHYHGHSDGLLAEAGSGLATLAIPGSAGVPAAVAAQTVVIGYNDLDAVRELFAERGNDIAAVIVEAAAANMGVVPPDAGFNAELTRIAHENGALVILDEVLTGFRVSPSGWWGLDDSYMPDLVTYGKVIGGGLPLAALGGRTEIMDLLAPLGPVYQAGTLSGNPVAVAAGLATLRAADATTYAHLDATAATISAAASAALAAEGVEHTVQHAGNLFSIFFSPTAPRTYAQVKEQQAFRYPPFFHAMLDVGVSLPPSVFEAWFVSAAHDDAAVTRILDALPAAARAAGSATPSA from the coding sequence ATGACAACCAACGAACAGGCCTTCGACCGGGCCCGCGCGATCCTCCCCGGCGGCGTCAACTCCCCGGTGCGAGCGTTCGGCTCCGTCGGCGGCGCACCCCGTTCCTACGTCTCGGCCACCGGTCCGTATGTGACTGACATCGAGGGCCGCGAGTACGTGGATCTGGTGAGCTCGTGGGGTCCCGCGATCCTGGGTCACGCGCACCCCGACGTGATCAGGGCCGTGCAGGATGCCGCCTCCCGTGGCCTCGGGTTCGGTGCATCCACCCCGGGCGAGACAGAACTCGCAGAACTCGTGCGCGACCGCGTCGGCTCTCGCCTGCTCGGCAAGCTGCGCCTCGTCTCCACGGGAACCGAGGCGACGATGACAGCCATCCGTCTCGCCCGAGGCGCGACGGGCCGCGACCTGCTCGTGAAGTTCGCCGGCCACTACCATGGCCACTCCGACGGCCTCCTGGCCGAGGCCGGCTCGGGCCTCGCGACTCTCGCGATCCCGGGATCGGCAGGCGTGCCCGCGGCCGTCGCCGCCCAGACGGTGGTCATCGGATACAACGACCTCGATGCGGTGCGCGAGCTCTTCGCCGAGCGCGGCAACGACATCGCCGCGGTCATCGTCGAGGCCGCCGCCGCGAACATGGGTGTCGTTCCGCCCGACGCGGGTTTCAACGCCGAGCTCACGCGCATCGCCCACGAGAACGGCGCACTCGTGATCCTCGACGAGGTGCTCACGGGCTTCCGCGTGAGCCCGTCCGGCTGGTGGGGTCTCGACGACTCCTACATGCCCGACCTCGTGACCTACGGCAAGGTCATCGGCGGCGGTCTGCCGCTCGCGGCCCTCGGCGGACGCACCGAGATCATGGACCTCCTCGCACCCCTCGGCCCCGTCTACCAGGCTGGCACCCTCAGCGGTAATCCCGTTGCCGTGGCCGCGGGCCTCGCCACCCTCAGGGCAGCGGATGCCACGACCTACGCCCATCTCGACGCGACAGCCGCCACGATCTCCGCCGCAGCCTCCGCGGCGCTCGCCGCAGAGGGTGTCGAGCACACCGTCCAGCACGCGGGCAACCTGTTCTCGATCTTCTTCTCGCCGACCGCCCCGCGCACCTACGCGCAGGTGAAGGAGCAGCAGGCGTTCCGTTACCCGCCGTTCTTCCACGCCATGCTCGACGTCGGCGTCTCGCTTCCGCCGAGCGTATTCGAGGCCTGGTTCGTCTCTGCTGCACACGACGATGCGGCAGTCACGCGCATCCTCGATGCCCTTCCGGCCGCCGCGAGGGCTGCCGGGTCGGCGACGCCCTCCGCGTGA
- a CDS encoding DUF3618 domain-containing protein: MSDAPIEERVAAARAGLTETLDAIEDKLNVPKRVEELTAKAKASYESNPVPWIVGAVGAAVVVAGLVAWAILSDD; the protein is encoded by the coding sequence ATGAGCGACGCACCCATCGAAGAGCGAGTTGCCGCTGCGCGAGCGGGCCTCACGGAGACCCTCGACGCTATCGAGGACAAGCTCAATGTTCCGAAGCGTGTGGAGGAGCTGACGGCGAAGGCCAAGGCCTCCTACGAGTCGAACCCCGTGCCGTGGATTGTCGGCGCGGTCGGTGCGGCCGTCGTGGTTGCTGGGCTCGTGGCCTGGGCCATCCTGAGCGACGACTGA
- the hemC gene encoding hydroxymethylbilane synthase: MTVIRVGTRGSALALAQTRAVAASLTAKTGAETEIITISTEGDRSSESLASLGGTGVFASALRDALLAGECDVVVHSLKDLPTAPVPGLTIAAIPKREDARDALCARDGFTLDSLPDGARVGTGSPRRVAQLRARRPDLEVVDIRGNVDTRLGKVASGELDAVVLAVAGLTRLGRLDAVTDFLSIDWWPTAPGQGALAIEVRSGEEKLAKALDHATSRIIVEAERRTLALLEAGCSAPVAAHALIDDGMLFLSARVYSADPSSASGSEPHYLTSSHALYVSDTKDPAGDVAERVAKELFDLGAAGLIGAS, translated from the coding sequence ATGACCGTTATAAGAGTCGGAACCCGCGGCAGCGCCCTCGCCCTCGCACAGACCCGTGCGGTCGCCGCGAGCCTCACCGCCAAGACGGGCGCCGAGACCGAGATCATCACGATCTCGACCGAGGGCGACCGCTCGTCCGAGTCGCTCGCGAGCCTCGGCGGCACCGGCGTCTTCGCGAGTGCACTGCGTGACGCGCTCCTCGCCGGCGAGTGCGATGTCGTCGTCCACTCCCTCAAGGATCTCCCGACGGCACCCGTCCCTGGCCTCACCATCGCGGCCATCCCCAAGCGAGAGGATGCCCGTGACGCGCTGTGTGCACGTGACGGCTTCACTCTCGACTCTCTCCCCGACGGCGCCCGGGTCGGCACGGGGTCGCCCCGCCGTGTCGCCCAGCTGCGCGCCCGCCGTCCCGACCTCGAGGTCGTGGACATCCGCGGCAATGTGGATACTCGCCTCGGCAAGGTCGCCTCGGGCGAGCTCGACGCGGTGGTGCTCGCCGTCGCGGGCCTGACGCGCCTCGGCCGGCTCGACGCCGTGACCGATTTCCTCAGCATCGACTGGTGGCCGACCGCCCCCGGCCAGGGTGCCCTGGCGATCGAGGTTCGGTCGGGCGAGGAGAAGCTCGCGAAAGCGCTCGACCACGCGACATCCCGCATCATCGTCGAGGCCGAGCGCCGCACGCTCGCCCTGCTAGAGGCGGGATGCTCGGCCCCCGTCGCCGCGCACGCCCTCATCGACGACGGCATGCTGTTCCTCTCCGCCCGGGTCTACAGCGCAGACCCTTCGAGTGCCTCAGGGAGCGAGCCTCACTACCTCACGAGCTCGCACGCCCTGTACGTGTCCGACACGAAGGACCCGGCTGGCGACGTCGCCGAGCGTGTGGCCAAGGAACTCTTCGACCTCGGCGCTGCCGGCTTGATCGGCGCGTCATGA
- a CDS encoding uroporphyrinogen-III synthase, with translation MDPKPLKRWRVLVPRGGKWGDGVAARLRALGAIPVIAPMINFASADDGAALANAFHELADGQYDWLVVTSATTVDVLAGHGVVLPENTQVAAVGETTAGALQLAGYRVDFVPETDNSARGLVKEWPSSAIEGRVLIPQSDIAEPTLVSGIRELGLTADFVAAYRTVGVPVSDAVRADVASGRMSAILVSSGSVARQIAEQLAPLPESIVVACIGPRTAFDARAAGLRVDVIAEDRSSDSLIDALVERASR, from the coding sequence ATGGACCCGAAACCTCTGAAGCGCTGGCGTGTCCTCGTGCCGCGCGGAGGTAAGTGGGGTGATGGAGTTGCAGCCCGGCTCCGTGCGCTCGGAGCCATCCCCGTCATCGCCCCGATGATCAACTTCGCGAGCGCGGATGACGGCGCTGCCCTCGCGAACGCGTTCCACGAACTCGCCGACGGCCAGTACGACTGGCTCGTGGTGACGAGCGCAACGACAGTGGATGTGCTCGCAGGTCACGGCGTCGTACTTCCCGAGAACACCCAGGTGGCAGCTGTCGGCGAGACCACCGCGGGGGCTCTCCAACTCGCGGGGTACCGGGTGGACTTCGTGCCCGAGACCGACAATTCCGCGCGCGGGCTCGTCAAGGAGTGGCCGTCGTCAGCGATCGAGGGCCGCGTGCTCATCCCCCAGTCCGACATCGCCGAACCGACGCTCGTCTCCGGCATTCGCGAGCTCGGGCTCACGGCGGACTTCGTGGCGGCCTACCGGACGGTGGGGGTGCCCGTCTCCGACGCGGTTCGGGCGGATGTCGCATCCGGTCGTATGTCCGCGATCCTCGTCAGCTCGGGGTCGGTCGCGCGCCAGATCGCCGAACAGCTGGCTCCACTGCCGGAGAGCATTGTCGTGGCGTGCATCGGACCGCGGACGGCCTTCGACGCCCGCGCCGCGGGCCTCCGGGTGGACGTCATCGCCGAGGACCGCTCGTCCGACTCCCTCATCGACGCGCTCGTCGAGCGCGCCTCCCGCTAG
- the hemB gene encoding porphobilinogen synthase, protein MIVRPRRLRATPAMRRLVAETRLHPAELILPMFVREGLSEPVPISSMPGVLQHSLDSMKAAIAEAASLGVGGVMLFGVPEHKDAVGSGATDPDGILNVATRVAVAEAGDALVVQTDLCLDEFTDHGHCGVLRASSTSATGYVVDNDASLERYREMGVAQAESGSQLLGLSGMMDGQVAAVREALDAASHPDTPLLGYAAKYASAFYGPFREAVQSSLQGDRRTYQQDPANRREGIREVMLDVEEGADIVMVKPAMSYLDVLADAAAISPVPVWAYQVSGEYAMIEAAAANGWIDRERAVLESLTSIRRAGADAVLTYYAVEAARTLSAG, encoded by the coding sequence ATGATCGTCCGCCCCCGCCGCCTGCGAGCCACCCCGGCGATGCGCCGACTGGTCGCGGAGACGCGCCTGCATCCCGCCGAGCTCATCCTCCCGATGTTCGTGCGCGAGGGGCTCAGCGAGCCCGTGCCGATCTCGTCGATGCCCGGAGTTCTGCAGCACTCGCTCGACTCGATGAAGGCCGCGATCGCGGAGGCCGCGTCCCTCGGTGTCGGCGGCGTCATGCTCTTCGGTGTGCCAGAGCACAAGGATGCCGTGGGCTCCGGAGCCACTGACCCCGACGGCATCCTCAACGTCGCCACCCGCGTGGCGGTCGCCGAGGCCGGTGACGCGCTCGTGGTGCAGACCGACCTCTGCCTCGACGAGTTCACCGACCACGGGCACTGCGGAGTTCTACGCGCTTCGAGTACCTCAGCGACCGGTTACGTCGTCGACAACGATGCGAGCCTCGAGCGCTACCGGGAGATGGGCGTCGCGCAGGCGGAGTCCGGCTCCCAGCTGCTCGGCCTGAGCGGCATGATGGACGGCCAGGTCGCGGCCGTGCGCGAGGCACTGGATGCCGCGAGCCACCCCGACACTCCCTTGCTCGGTTACGCCGCGAAGTACGCGTCCGCGTTCTACGGACCGTTCCGCGAAGCCGTCCAGTCGTCACTCCAGGGCGATCGGCGCACCTACCAGCAGGACCCGGCGAATCGCCGCGAGGGCATCCGCGAGGTCATGCTCGACGTCGAGGAGGGTGCCGACATCGTGATGGTCAAGCCCGCGATGAGCTATCTCGATGTGCTCGCCGACGCCGCCGCCATCAGCCCGGTTCCCGTGTGGGCGTACCAGGTGTCCGGCGAGTACGCCATGATCGAGGCCGCGGCGGCGAACGGATGGATCGACCGCGAACGTGCCGTACTCGAGTCCCTCACGAGCATCCGTCGTGCTGGCGCAGATGCCGTACTCACCTACTACGCCGTAGAGGCGGCGCGCACACTCTCTGCTGGTTGA
- a CDS encoding NAD(P)/FAD-dependent oxidoreductase, which yields MTDFTVIGGGIGGLVVARRLAMAGRAVTVLEASDHLGGTVARHTVAGLDLDAGAESFAIRGGTVAALAAEIGLGNQVVAPSSMGAWLHPVSGPAVPLPDAALLGIPGTPLAADVIAVVGGAAAFRAQLDSLIPALWARQSLTLGQLVRRRMGAAVLERLVAPVVHGVYSIHPDKLSIDRVAGLRHAYSQQGSLAAAVRSLRSAAPAGSAVEGIRGGVHRLVTELAADLETYGAAVEFDRRVTALEGLPGTVIVAAPGIVAPVAGRNVVVATLVVDAPELDAAPRGTGVLVAQGARGIRARALTHSTAKWEWLRERAEGKQVLRLSYDDEPENLAETARTDAAALLGTDLPPTAVLDFARVEWTRPAALTTPTDHIVVGETVGGSGIAGIVAHAERTAAALLAP from the coding sequence GTGACTGACTTCACCGTGATCGGCGGCGGCATCGGCGGTCTCGTGGTGGCTCGCCGGCTCGCGATGGCCGGCCGCGCGGTGACAGTGCTCGAGGCATCCGACCATCTCGGCGGAACCGTCGCCCGGCACACCGTCGCCGGCCTCGACCTCGACGCCGGCGCGGAGAGCTTCGCCATCCGCGGCGGAACCGTCGCCGCTCTCGCCGCGGAGATCGGCCTCGGCAACCAGGTCGTTGCCCCCTCGTCGATGGGTGCGTGGCTTCACCCCGTGTCGGGCCCCGCCGTGCCCCTGCCGGACGCCGCCCTCCTCGGCATCCCGGGCACACCCCTCGCCGCGGATGTCATCGCCGTCGTCGGCGGAGCTGCAGCGTTCCGCGCTCAACTCGACTCCCTCATTCCTGCGTTGTGGGCGCGCCAGTCGCTCACGCTGGGGCAACTCGTCCGACGCCGGATGGGGGCGGCCGTGCTCGAACGGCTCGTCGCTCCCGTTGTGCACGGCGTCTACTCGATCCACCCCGACAAGCTCTCGATCGACCGCGTCGCGGGATTGCGCCACGCGTACAGCCAGCAGGGTTCGCTCGCGGCCGCGGTGCGGTCGCTACGCAGTGCCGCTCCGGCAGGTTCCGCCGTGGAGGGCATCCGCGGTGGAGTCCACAGGCTCGTGACGGAACTCGCCGCCGACCTGGAGACGTACGGCGCCGCGGTCGAGTTCGACCGGAGGGTGACGGCGCTCGAGGGGCTGCCCGGCACGGTGATCGTGGCTGCGCCCGGCATCGTGGCACCCGTGGCCGGGCGGAACGTGGTTGTCGCCACCCTCGTGGTGGATGCGCCGGAGTTGGACGCAGCGCCCCGTGGGACTGGGGTGCTCGTTGCACAGGGGGCTCGAGGCATCCGCGCGCGGGCGCTCACGCACTCGACCGCGAAGTGGGAGTGGCTGCGCGAGCGCGCCGAGGGCAAGCAAGTGCTGCGGCTGTCGTACGACGACGAGCCCGAGAACCTCGCCGAGACCGCCCGCACGGATGCCGCGGCCCTCCTCGGCACGGACCTGCCGCCGACCGCGGTCCTCGACTTCGCCCGCGTGGAGTGGACCCGCCCCGCAGCCCTCACAACTCCGACCGACCACATCGTCGTCGGTGAGACCGTCGGAGGCTCCGGCATCGCCGGCATCGTCGCCCACGCGGAGCGTACCGCCGCCGCGCTGCTAGCCCCGTAG
- a CDS encoding nitroreductase family deazaflavin-dependent oxidoreductase yields MTDFNTQIIEDFRAHGGYVGAPFNSDKLVLLHHVGAKSGVARVSPLMSFPDEEGWVIVASKGGAPENPGWYYNLLANPDTEIEFGTETIPVRASVIPADERAPLWADITAKNAGFASYERRTERVIPLVRLTRR; encoded by the coding sequence ATGACCGACTTCAACACCCAGATCATCGAGGACTTCCGGGCCCATGGTGGCTACGTTGGTGCTCCGTTCAACAGCGACAAGCTCGTGCTCCTGCACCACGTGGGTGCCAAGTCCGGGGTAGCCCGCGTGAGCCCGCTCATGAGCTTCCCGGACGAGGAAGGCTGGGTGATCGTGGCATCCAAGGGCGGGGCTCCCGAGAACCCCGGCTGGTACTACAACCTCCTGGCCAACCCCGACACCGAGATCGAGTTCGGCACGGAGACGATCCCGGTGCGGGCATCCGTGATCCCCGCGGACGAACGCGCACCCCTGTGGGCCGACATCACGGCGAAGAACGCCGGATTCGCCTCCTACGAGAGGCGGACGGAGCGGGTCATTCCGCTCGTTCGGCTGACGCGCCGCTAG
- a CDS encoding ferrochelatase, whose translation MPGATPAAASGPEHVEVPVAYDAILLASFGGPEGQDDVIPFLRNVTRGRGIPEERLEEVAHHYRAFGGVSPINDQNRELKAALEAELAKRGIDLPVLWGNRNWDPYLRDALTEANERGFTKLIAIGTSAYSSYSSCRQYREDYAMALDETGLGGVIEIDKVRQFFDHPGFVEPFIEGTRDGIAELEAQGIPREQIHVLFATHSIPTDDAIRSGPRDRDFGEGGAYAAQHLAVAEVVVHEVAEGIGWDLVYQSRSGPPTQPWLEPDINDRIAELATSGVKGLVIVPLGFISDHMEVKWDLDTEALETSEENGITAVRVPTPGVHAAFVSGLVDLVLERRDGIPTAERPALTDLGPWYDVCRPGCCENVRLGFKPALAGIAP comes from the coding sequence GTGCCGGGCGCAACGCCCGCCGCGGCATCCGGCCCCGAGCACGTCGAGGTCCCCGTCGCCTACGACGCCATCCTGCTCGCGAGTTTCGGTGGGCCCGAGGGCCAGGACGACGTGATCCCCTTCCTGCGCAATGTGACTCGGGGCCGCGGCATCCCGGAGGAGCGTCTCGAGGAGGTCGCGCACCACTACCGCGCCTTCGGTGGCGTGAGCCCGATCAACGACCAGAACCGCGAGCTCAAGGCGGCGCTCGAGGCGGAGCTCGCGAAGCGCGGCATCGACCTGCCCGTGCTGTGGGGCAACCGCAACTGGGACCCTTACCTGCGTGACGCACTCACGGAGGCGAACGAGCGCGGCTTCACGAAGCTCATCGCCATTGGCACGAGCGCCTACAGCTCCTACTCGAGCTGCCGCCAGTACCGCGAGGACTACGCGATGGCCCTCGACGAGACCGGCCTCGGCGGAGTCATCGAGATCGACAAGGTGCGCCAGTTCTTCGACCACCCCGGTTTCGTGGAGCCCTTCATCGAGGGCACGCGCGACGGTATCGCCGAGCTCGAAGCGCAGGGCATCCCGCGCGAGCAGATCCACGTGCTCTTCGCGACCCACTCGATTCCGACGGATGACGCGATCCGCAGTGGTCCGCGTGACCGTGACTTCGGCGAGGGTGGCGCCTACGCTGCCCAGCATCTGGCGGTGGCCGAGGTCGTGGTGCATGAGGTCGCCGAGGGAATCGGGTGGGACCTCGTCTACCAGTCGCGCTCCGGCCCTCCGACGCAGCCCTGGCTCGAGCCCGACATCAACGACCGCATCGCGGAGCTCGCGACATCCGGCGTGAAGGGCCTCGTGATCGTTCCGCTCGGGTTCATCTCCGACCACATGGAGGTGAAGTGGGACCTCGACACCGAGGCTCTCGAGACCTCCGAGGAGAACGGCATCACCGCGGTGCGCGTCCCGACGCCCGGTGTCCACGCCGCCTTCGTGTCTGGCCTTGTCGACCTGGTGCTCGAGCGTCGCGACGGCATCCCCACCGCCGAGCGCCCGGCCCTCACCGATCTCGGACCCTGGTACGACGTCTGCCGCCCGGGCTGCTGCGAGAACGTGCGCCTCGGGTTCAAGCCGGCGCTGGCCGGGATCGCGCCATGA
- the hemE gene encoding uroporphyrinogen decarboxylase, whose translation MTLPTDHPLVDGRTASAPLIRAYRGDRPEVTPVWFMRQAGRSLPEYRELRVGTQMLDACLTPSLASEITLQPVRRHGVDAAIFFSDIVIPVKLAGVDVEIVPGKGPVIANPIRTAADVAALRPLDPEALAPITEGVALTVSQLGTTPLIGFAGAPFTLASYLVEGGPSKDQLRARTLMYSDPHTWAALLNWCADVTGEFLKAQVLAGASAAQLFDSWVGSLSEQQYVRRVAPHSKRALSHLRGFDVPRVHFGVGSGEVLHAMHSIGVEAMGVDWRIPLDEAERRLGGGVPLQGNLDPALLGAPWHVLEAHVIDVLERGMLAPAHVVNLGHGVPPETDPDVLTRIVELVHSR comes from the coding sequence GTGACTCTCCCCACGGACCATCCCCTCGTCGACGGACGCACCGCTTCTGCGCCCCTGATCAGGGCTTATCGCGGTGATCGCCCCGAGGTCACTCCGGTCTGGTTCATGCGTCAGGCCGGGCGCTCGCTGCCCGAGTACCGCGAGCTACGTGTCGGCACCCAGATGCTCGACGCCTGCCTCACGCCGTCGCTGGCCAGCGAGATCACGCTGCAGCCCGTGCGCCGACACGGAGTCGACGCGGCGATCTTCTTCAGCGACATCGTCATCCCGGTCAAGCTCGCGGGTGTCGACGTCGAGATCGTTCCCGGCAAGGGGCCCGTGATCGCGAACCCGATCCGCACGGCAGCGGATGTCGCGGCCCTCCGCCCCCTCGACCCCGAGGCCCTCGCACCCATCACCGAAGGCGTCGCCCTCACCGTCTCGCAGCTCGGGACCACCCCGCTCATCGGCTTCGCGGGTGCGCCCTTCACGCTCGCCTCGTACCTGGTCGAGGGCGGCCCGTCCAAGGACCAGCTGCGCGCGCGCACTCTGATGTACTCCGACCCCCACACGTGGGCGGCGCTCCTCAACTGGTGCGCGGATGTCACGGGCGAGTTCCTCAAGGCGCAGGTGCTGGCCGGGGCATCCGCCGCCCAGCTCTTCGACTCGTGGGTCGGGTCGCTCAGCGAGCAGCAGTACGTGCGCCGGGTCGCGCCACACTCGAAGCGCGCTCTCTCGCACCTGCGCGGATTCGACGTGCCGCGCGTGCACTTCGGTGTGGGCAGCGGTGAGGTGCTGCACGCGATGCACTCGATCGGCGTCGAGGCCATGGGGGTCGACTGGCGCATCCCGCTCGACGAGGCCGAGCGTCGCCTCGGCGGTGGTGTTCCCTTGCAGGGCAACCTCGACCCCGCCCTGTTGGGTGCCCCCTGGCATGTGCTCGAGGCACACGTGATCGATGTGCTGGAGCGCGGGATGCTCGCGCCCGCGCACGTCGTCAATCTCGGCCACGGCGTGCCCCCCGAGACCGACCCCGACGTGCTCACCCGCATCGTGGAACTGGTGCACTCGCGGTGA